The following are encoded in a window of Natrononativus amylolyticus genomic DNA:
- a CDS encoding IclR family transcriptional regulator: protein MTREAKNPVKATRRSVAVLEALFGLGSARLTDISARLELSDSTVHNHLSTLVETGLVTRNDGVYRLSLRFLTFGEFARSQYAVADAARTELAHLAAETGEAASAFVIEDGFGYLLEHERGATDLPLDLYPGKRVPLHTTAFGKVLLADRPDEEIDAILERHGLVAATDGTITDRPTLLEELAEVRANGYAVADEERLRGVRSVATAVRNESGVAVGAVGVTGPTSRLTLDRLRGAVLDAVTDTKNVIELQLAYS, encoded by the coding sequence ATGACACGCGAGGCGAAAAATCCGGTGAAAGCGACACGGCGATCGGTCGCCGTACTGGAGGCGCTGTTCGGGCTCGGAAGCGCCCGCCTCACGGACATCTCCGCCCGCCTCGAGCTCTCCGACAGCACGGTACACAATCACCTGAGCACGCTGGTCGAAACCGGGCTCGTCACGAGAAACGACGGCGTCTACCGGCTGAGTCTTCGGTTTCTCACCTTCGGCGAGTTCGCCCGGAGCCAGTACGCGGTCGCCGACGCCGCACGGACAGAACTCGCCCACCTCGCCGCCGAAACCGGCGAAGCCGCGAGCGCGTTCGTCATCGAAGACGGGTTCGGTTACCTCCTCGAGCACGAGCGGGGGGCGACCGATCTCCCGCTCGATCTCTACCCGGGCAAGCGCGTGCCGCTGCACACGACCGCCTTCGGAAAGGTGCTGCTTGCGGACCGGCCCGACGAGGAGATCGACGCGATCCTCGAACGACACGGGCTCGTCGCGGCCACCGACGGGACGATCACCGACCGGCCGACGCTCCTCGAGGAGCTGGCCGAGGTGCGCGCGAACGGCTACGCGGTCGCCGACGAGGAACGATTGCGCGGCGTTCGGTCGGTCGCGACCGCCGTTCGCAACGAGAGCGGAGTCGCCGTCGGCGCCGTCGGCGTCACGGGCCCGACGAGTCGGCTCACGCTCGATCGACTCCGCGGCGCGGTACTCGACGCGGTGACCGATACCAAGAACGTCATCGAACTCCAGCTCGCGTACTCCTGA
- a CDS encoding LLM class flavin-dependent oxidoreductase: MEWHYNVAGCFRSPGDDLDLAAYAADAGFDGIWIGDHFVPWLDNRPYTHHVLPWLGSLVERVPEVTVGTCVSCPTIRYEPPVLAQALATIDNAYPGRLEFGVGTGEALNEARFLDGEWPEWGTLAGMLVESLGLMETLWESEEYVSHDGEHYQYDEMKLYTKPRGEIPFHWAAWGPQSARCAGKYAGNLITAGDSDLIAETLAPAFEEGLAERSADADGTISVQLSAHVGDPDELVDELRRKGEYTPHDELETADPREIQRIADDCLEDVSDEELRRLNNVTDDPSELVSTVERLERAGVDRVIVVSKVGDPERTIDAIERDVRPALES, from the coding sequence ATGGAGTGGCACTACAACGTCGCGGGCTGCTTTCGCTCCCCGGGCGACGACCTCGACCTGGCCGCGTACGCCGCGGACGCGGGGTTCGACGGGATCTGGATCGGCGATCACTTCGTACCGTGGCTCGACAACCGGCCGTACACCCACCACGTCCTGCCGTGGCTCGGCTCGCTCGTAGAGCGCGTTCCCGAGGTCACGGTCGGCACCTGCGTGAGCTGTCCGACGATCAGGTACGAGCCGCCGGTGCTGGCACAGGCGCTCGCCACGATCGACAACGCCTACCCGGGTCGCCTCGAGTTCGGCGTCGGAACGGGTGAGGCGCTCAACGAAGCCCGATTCCTCGACGGCGAGTGGCCCGAGTGGGGGACGCTCGCCGGAATGCTCGTCGAGTCCCTCGGACTGATGGAGACGCTGTGGGAGTCAGAGGAGTACGTCTCCCACGACGGCGAGCACTACCAGTACGACGAGATGAAGCTGTACACGAAACCTCGCGGCGAGATCCCGTTTCACTGGGCCGCCTGGGGTCCACAGTCGGCTCGATGTGCCGGCAAGTACGCCGGGAACCTCATCACGGCCGGGGACTCCGACCTGATCGCCGAGACGCTCGCGCCGGCCTTCGAGGAGGGGCTGGCCGAGCGGTCGGCTGATGCGGACGGCACCATCTCGGTCCAGCTCTCGGCACACGTCGGCGACCCCGACGAACTGGTCGACGAACTCCGCCGCAAAGGCGAGTACACCCCCCACGACGAACTCGAGACGGCCGACCCGCGCGAGATTCAGCGCATCGCCGACGACTGCCTCGAGGACGTCAGCGACGAGGAGCTCCGGCGGTTGAACAACGTTACGGACGACCCCTCGGAGCTCGTTTCGACGGTCGAGCGACTCGAGCGCGCCGGCGTCGACCGCGTCATCGTCGTCTCGAAGGTCGGCGATCCCGAGCGAACGATCGACGCCATCGAGCGCGACGTACGGCCGGCGCTCGAGTCGTGA
- a CDS encoding ABC transporter substrate-binding protein, which translates to MTDNVTGNGSVPCSRRAWLKTLAVGGTVGSVAGCLGVDDADDGDDEYFVLPAVGNLEQAHFNVWSLDNQLFFETGMLWEELAYFSADAADWHPQFAEDWSFDEGSVTFELREDIEWHDGTSMTADHAVDHFRLAEVWGDPIWDFATDVHAPEEYTLEFEVEPVAQSLIEHVFLGDMFSRWIYTHPELHREFIERAEDAGSDDELSEINEDLASLQIDGEEAIDAGIGNGPVELVEVTDSRIVMEPYDGYPIGWEDDTDIDWAGFEIVDFGDSESDFHQAAIANNIHGFTGDTPEEVRSEMDDHWEIMDGPQEGFQTIQFSPESMWGEDTDESRALRQAIAYMYDPTEFVDIFGEDIMDYPDPNNVTGMNSPMDEEWLGDVVDDFTNYGNSDEGWVQEDLAEEKMEEAGFERDGDDWVDAESGDPLEVEIRYPVDFDANVPSYQNVVEQFNRFGIDAEGVGEDFTTLQTQLMPDHDFEVAIYTSGPAAPHAVSAYRNTMGDVSSPETTRWNNQLSEVTVPWPPGDADNDLETVDIDERIEGLNDAESEDEVDEYVEELAWIYNQWVHGVQTCTEFRLNYVATDMWDWGVDMDDPTIRSEQPWMYLTRTGDLRADVD; encoded by the coding sequence ATGACGGACAACGTCACAGGTAACGGGAGTGTCCCCTGTTCTCGCCGCGCGTGGCTGAAAACCCTCGCCGTCGGTGGGACGGTGGGTTCGGTTGCGGGCTGTCTCGGCGTGGACGACGCCGACGACGGCGACGACGAGTACTTCGTGCTTCCGGCGGTCGGAAACCTCGAGCAGGCTCACTTCAACGTGTGGAGTCTCGACAATCAGCTGTTCTTCGAAACCGGGATGCTGTGGGAGGAACTGGCGTACTTCTCCGCCGACGCCGCCGACTGGCACCCCCAGTTCGCCGAGGACTGGTCGTTCGACGAGGGGTCGGTGACCTTCGAGCTTCGGGAGGACATCGAGTGGCACGACGGCACCTCGATGACGGCCGATCACGCCGTCGACCACTTCCGGCTGGCGGAGGTGTGGGGCGATCCGATCTGGGACTTCGCGACGGACGTCCACGCCCCCGAGGAGTACACCCTCGAGTTCGAGGTCGAACCGGTCGCACAGAGCCTGATCGAACACGTCTTCCTCGGCGACATGTTCTCCCGGTGGATATACACGCACCCGGAGCTTCACCGCGAGTTCATCGAGCGCGCCGAGGACGCCGGCTCCGACGACGAGCTCTCCGAGATCAACGAGGATCTCGCCTCGCTCCAGATCGACGGCGAGGAGGCTATCGACGCCGGGATCGGCAACGGGCCGGTCGAACTCGTCGAGGTCACCGATTCGCGGATCGTGATGGAGCCCTACGACGGCTACCCGATCGGCTGGGAGGATGACACCGACATCGACTGGGCCGGCTTCGAGATCGTCGACTTCGGCGACAGCGAGTCCGACTTCCACCAGGCGGCCATCGCGAACAACATCCACGGCTTCACCGGCGACACCCCGGAGGAGGTCCGATCCGAGATGGACGATCACTGGGAGATCATGGACGGACCGCAGGAAGGGTTCCAGACGATCCAGTTCAGCCCGGAGTCGATGTGGGGCGAGGACACCGACGAGAGCCGCGCCCTCAGGCAGGCGATCGCCTACATGTACGATCCGACGGAGTTCGTCGACATCTTCGGCGAGGACATCATGGACTACCCGGACCCGAACAACGTCACCGGGATGAACAGCCCGATGGACGAGGAGTGGCTCGGCGACGTCGTCGACGACTTCACGAACTACGGGAACAGCGACGAGGGCTGGGTTCAGGAGGACCTCGCCGAGGAGAAGATGGAGGAGGCCGGGTTCGAGCGTGACGGCGACGACTGGGTCGACGCCGAGTCGGGCGACCCGCTCGAGGTCGAGATCCGCTACCCCGTCGACTTCGACGCGAACGTCCCCTCCTACCAGAACGTCGTCGAACAGTTCAATCGGTTCGGTATCGACGCCGAGGGCGTCGGCGAGGACTTCACGACGCTCCAGACGCAACTGATGCCCGATCACGACTTCGAGGTCGCGATCTACACCTCCGGGCCGGCGGCTCCCCACGCGGTCAGCGCCTACCGGAACACGATGGGGGACGTCTCCTCGCCGGAGACGACCCGCTGGAACAACCAGCTCTCGGAGGTCACCGTGCCGTGGCCGCCGGGCGACGCGGACAACGACCTCGAGACGGTCGACATCGACGAGCGCATCGAGGGACTGAACGACGCCGAGTCCGAGGACGAAGTCGACGAGTACGTCGAGGAACTGGCGTGGATCTACAACCAGTGGGTTCACGGCGTCCAGACCTGTACGGAGTTCCGCCTGAACTACGTCGCGACCGACATGTGGGACTGGGGCGTCGACATGGACGATCCGACGATCCGCTCGGAGCAGCCGTGGATGTACCTCACCCGCACCGGCGACCTTCGGGCGGACGTCGACTGA
- a CDS encoding exo-beta-N-acetylmuramidase NamZ family protein, producing the protein MVRVGIETLVDTEMAAVDGERVGLITNPSGVDSTLVPTIDTLYSHDDVELVRLFGPEHGIRGNEQAGVKVADSVDERTGLTVRSLYGDDRRLRPELVSDLDTVIYDMQEIGCRFYTLIYTLAYALEGVGETETTFLVLDRPNPIAPLGVDGNRVPPEHGSFVGDRRLPVTYGLTVGELARYFNAEFDLGANLEVVELEGWTRETWYDELELAWVPPSPNMPTLDTATIYPGTCLFEGTTLSEGRGTTKPFELIGAPWIDAESWASALNALEIDGAAFRPAYFTPMFSKHERRDVEGVQIHVMDRDRIAPVEIGVKTLLTAFQRFPEADWVHSNGEYFVDKLAGGPWLREAVEGMDADESVDDIYGRFEREWTGERAAFAELVEEYALYP; encoded by the coding sequence ATGGTTCGCGTGGGCATCGAGACGTTAGTAGACACGGAGATGGCGGCGGTCGACGGCGAGCGAGTCGGGCTGATAACGAACCCGTCGGGCGTCGATTCGACCCTCGTCCCGACGATCGACACGCTCTACAGTCACGACGACGTCGAACTGGTCCGCCTGTTCGGGCCGGAACACGGGATTCGCGGGAACGAGCAGGCCGGCGTGAAGGTCGCAGACAGCGTCGACGAACGAACCGGGCTGACGGTCCGGAGCCTCTACGGCGACGACCGCCGGCTGCGCCCGGAGCTCGTCTCGGATCTCGATACGGTCATCTACGACATGCAGGAGATCGGCTGTCGGTTCTACACCCTCATCTACACGCTCGCGTACGCGCTCGAGGGCGTCGGCGAAACGGAGACGACGTTCCTCGTCCTGGATCGTCCGAACCCGATCGCACCCCTCGGCGTCGACGGCAACCGCGTCCCCCCCGAACACGGCTCGTTCGTCGGCGACCGCCGTCTCCCGGTCACCTACGGGCTGACCGTCGGCGAACTCGCCCGATACTTCAACGCCGAGTTCGACCTGGGTGCGAACCTCGAGGTCGTCGAACTCGAGGGGTGGACCAGGGAGACCTGGTACGACGAACTCGAACTCGCCTGGGTGCCGCCGTCGCCGAACATGCCCACGCTCGACACCGCGACGATCTACCCCGGCACCTGCCTGTTCGAGGGAACGACCCTCTCGGAGGGGCGCGGGACGACGAAACCGTTCGAACTGATCGGCGCACCCTGGATCGACGCCGAGAGCTGGGCGAGCGCGCTCAACGCCCTCGAGATCGACGGCGCGGCGTTTCGCCCCGCGTACTTCACGCCGATGTTCTCGAAACACGAGCGGCGGGACGTCGAGGGCGTCCAGATCCACGTCATGGACCGTGACCGGATCGCGCCGGTCGAGATCGGCGTGAAGACGCTCCTGACGGCGTTTCAGCGCTTCCCGGAGGCGGACTGGGTTCACTCTAACGGCGAGTACTTCGTCGATAAGCTCGCCGGCGGCCCCTGGCTCCGCGAGGCGGTCGAGGGGATGGACGCCGACGAGAGCGTGGACGACATCTACGGACGCTTCGAACGCGAGTGGACCGGCGAGCGGGCGGCGTTCGCCGAGCTAGTCGAGGAGTACGCGCTGTACCCATGA
- a CDS encoding sodium/phosphate symporter, whose protein sequence is MTDRRYGVAAFAVLAIAIAARLLPLHWTSYPFNPDGFVFAARAGEITADGGLVLPSGSPHGHAYSVFLSVTSQLTGVDPVWLAQPTIAVIGAVPPLIAFLLVTRLGTTITTDRRALLVAGTTAGVVLAVEGVYLRRTVTVSYEVLGLLLVAVLAITTVRALETRRPAWIVLTLVALAVLPVTHHLSTMLAALTVTAVVAGYGFRRPTRVVPGVVVVGGFWLYFGTYYALTRPPYTGDLTAKPGLFVAWVVVLVAFVGWLTTTGGRATRLLVGAVGATGFSILAADALLSLFPGTMSVPPTLLFYVAPLTVLAALAAWAIPYGVGPAGDRLVVVGLLTAPIAWVGFAVTAGLTPEYVLFARRGQTFVHLAAVVLAGLAILALGRYAVRRRRSIAPWVHTGVPVLLCLCALVSMPLAFAGLEALAYQGTTTHEEFETLSFATDATPEWTSDDHLTRVASNYYGTNASPGPTYEWLEGDGALACPTVFQRSWQTVGAQQYPSEPVTVETDRYEATALEGHAVYATTGSDRLTMVVPRGGYGC, encoded by the coding sequence ATGACCGACCGTCGCTACGGCGTCGCCGCGTTCGCGGTGCTGGCGATCGCTATCGCGGCGCGTCTGCTCCCGCTTCACTGGACGAGCTATCCGTTCAACCCCGACGGCTTCGTCTTCGCCGCTCGAGCGGGCGAGATCACGGCTGACGGCGGCCTCGTCCTTCCGAGCGGGTCACCCCATGGCCACGCCTACTCCGTGTTTCTCTCGGTGACGAGTCAGCTGACGGGAGTCGATCCGGTCTGGCTCGCCCAGCCGACGATCGCCGTCATCGGCGCCGTTCCGCCGCTGATCGCCTTCCTGCTCGTGACCCGTCTCGGCACGACGATCACGACTGACCGGCGCGCGCTTCTCGTCGCCGGCACTACCGCGGGCGTCGTCCTCGCCGTCGAGGGCGTCTACCTCCGGCGAACGGTCACCGTGAGCTACGAGGTCCTCGGCCTGTTGCTGGTCGCCGTGCTGGCGATCACGACGGTTCGGGCCCTCGAGACGCGGCGCCCGGCGTGGATCGTCCTCACGCTCGTCGCGCTCGCGGTCCTGCCCGTTACACACCACCTGAGTACGATGCTCGCGGCGCTGACGGTCACCGCCGTCGTCGCGGGCTACGGGTTTCGGCGGCCGACTCGAGTCGTCCCCGGCGTCGTCGTAGTCGGCGGGTTCTGGCTCTATTTCGGGACGTACTACGCGCTCACCCGCCCGCCGTACACCGGCGACCTGACCGCGAAACCGGGGCTGTTCGTGGCGTGGGTAGTCGTTCTGGTCGCGTTCGTCGGCTGGCTGACGACGACCGGCGGTCGGGCCACCCGGCTCCTCGTCGGCGCCGTCGGAGCGACCGGATTCTCGATCCTGGCCGCAGACGCGCTCCTCTCGCTGTTCCCCGGGACGATGTCGGTCCCACCCACACTGCTTTTCTACGTCGCTCCGCTCACTGTCCTCGCCGCGCTCGCCGCGTGGGCGATCCCGTACGGCGTCGGCCCGGCGGGCGACCGACTCGTCGTCGTGGGGCTGCTCACCGCGCCGATCGCCTGGGTTGGCTTCGCCGTGACCGCGGGGCTCACCCCGGAGTACGTGTTGTTCGCCCGCCGCGGTCAGACGTTCGTCCACCTCGCAGCGGTCGTTCTCGCAGGGCTCGCGATACTCGCACTCGGCCGGTACGCCGTCCGCCGTCGGCGCTCGATCGCGCCATGGGTCCACACCGGAGTTCCCGTCCTTCTCTGTCTCTGTGCGCTCGTCTCGATGCCGCTCGCGTTCGCCGGCCTCGAGGCGCTCGCCTACCAGGGGACGACCACGCACGAGGAGTTCGAGACGCTCTCGTTCGCGACCGACGCGACGCCCGAGTGGACGAGCGACGACCATCTCACGCGCGTGGCCAGTAACTATTACGGGACGAACGCCTCACCCGGTCCGACGTACGAGTGGCTCGAGGGCGACGGCGCACTCGCCTGTCCGACCGTTTTCCAGCGGTCCTGGCAGACGGTCGGCGCCCAGCAGTACCCGTCGGAACCGGTCACCGTCGAGACGGACCGGTACGAGGCGACGGCTCTCGAGGGACACGCCGTCTACGCGACGACCGGCTCGGATCGACTCACGATGGTCGTCCCGCGTGGCGGTTACGGCTGCTAG
- a CDS encoding family 10 glycosylhydrolase, which yields MTPHGLLQTNRRTVLKASVAGVAFAGLGVGGTGASDDGESQFRAYWADGFNEGIYSQEEVEDLVDAATAANHNAIIAQVVRRADCFCDDAVPPRTGAPIDDGFDPLAALLEEAHDAGLEVHAWMNVNTMWNQEEPPEAEDHPFNTHGPGSDEPWHSVREDGEIHVGHNYFFDPGHPGVADYLVETATSLVENYDVDGINLDYVRYPDHNLEIGTSSWGYNEVALERFRAATGRDDVPDADDEEWAQWRRDQVTNLVRCIYLETYAIDREVCLSINSITYGHGPEQQGGWEESRTYAEVLQDWRAWMEEGIVDLNVPMNYKRDWDDDQAEMYREWNEFVADHQYDRHATVGSAIYLNEVPDTVDQIRAALAETDAGNRTVGWAGYSYATPDLTVFDGERGADEARADLEEALTEESPDGAEPVFADPASVPERTWKTEPAFGQVAGTVTTDGEPVDGLEVAIRRGGETVATTATTGNGWFGVVDLEPGRYRVELPAGEVQGRRVGVVTVDAGAVTETEFTLSTAS from the coding sequence ATGACACCACACGGACTACTGCAGACGAACAGACGGACCGTTCTCAAAGCAAGCGTCGCGGGAGTCGCGTTCGCCGGTCTCGGCGTCGGCGGGACCGGCGCATCCGACGACGGTGAGTCCCAGTTTCGGGCGTACTGGGCGGACGGCTTCAACGAGGGGATCTACAGCCAGGAGGAGGTCGAAGACCTCGTCGACGCCGCGACGGCGGCGAACCACAATGCGATCATCGCCCAGGTCGTCCGCCGGGCGGATTGCTTCTGTGACGACGCGGTACCGCCGCGCACGGGTGCGCCGATCGACGACGGTTTCGATCCGCTCGCGGCGCTTCTGGAGGAAGCACACGACGCGGGGCTCGAGGTCCACGCGTGGATGAACGTCAACACGATGTGGAACCAGGAGGAGCCGCCGGAAGCGGAGGACCACCCGTTCAACACGCACGGACCCGGCAGTGACGAGCCGTGGCACAGCGTCCGCGAGGACGGCGAGATCCACGTCGGGCACAACTACTTCTTCGACCCCGGCCACCCCGGCGTCGCGGACTACCTCGTCGAGACGGCGACCAGCCTGGTCGAGAACTACGACGTCGACGGGATCAACCTGGACTACGTCCGCTATCCGGACCACAATCTCGAGATCGGCACGTCCTCGTGGGGGTACAACGAGGTCGCCCTCGAGCGGTTCCGGGCGGCGACCGGACGCGACGACGTCCCCGACGCTGACGACGAGGAGTGGGCCCAGTGGCGCCGGGATCAGGTGACGAACCTCGTCCGTTGTATCTACCTCGAGACGTACGCGATCGACCGCGAGGTGTGTCTCAGCATCAACTCCATCACCTACGGTCACGGCCCCGAACAGCAGGGCGGCTGGGAGGAGTCCCGCACCTACGCCGAGGTGCTCCAGGACTGGCGCGCCTGGATGGAGGAGGGGATCGTCGACCTGAACGTCCCGATGAACTACAAGCGCGACTGGGACGACGACCAGGCCGAGATGTACCGCGAGTGGAACGAGTTCGTCGCCGACCACCAGTACGACCGCCACGCGACCGTCGGCTCGGCGATCTACCTCAACGAGGTGCCGGACACCGTCGACCAGATCAGGGCCGCACTCGCCGAGACGGACGCCGGAAACCGAACCGTCGGCTGGGCGGGCTACTCCTACGCGACGCCCGATCTCACGGTGTTCGACGGCGAGCGAGGCGCGGACGAGGCCCGGGCCGACCTCGAGGAGGCGCTCACCGAGGAGAGCCCGGACGGCGCCGAGCCCGTCTTCGCCGACCCCGCGTCGGTTCCGGAGCGAACCTGGAAGACCGAGCCGGCGTTCGGACAGGTGGCCGGCACGGTTACGACGGACGGCGAGCCGGTCGACGGCCTCGAGGTCGCGATCCGTCGGGGCGGCGAGACGGTCGCCACGACCGCCACCACCGGCAACGGCTGGTTCGGCGTCGTCGACCTCGAGCCGGGGCGGTACCGCGTCGAGCTCCCCGCGGGCGAGGTGCAGGGCCGCCGCGTCGGGGTCGTGACGGTCGACGCCGGTGCCGTCACCGAGACCGAGTTCACCCTTTCGACGGCGAGCTGA
- the nagZ gene encoding beta-N-acetylhexosaminidase: protein MTGLDSLSLEQKVGQLFHVGFHGTEPTDAVESLIREYHVGGVIYFARNLETPDQTRALSRSLQRTALESGAEIPLFVSVDQEGGTVRRLPYYAAAPGAMAVGATGEPEAAGTVARVTAAQLERVGINYNLAPVLDVNNNPSNPVIGVRSYGERPESVAAFGERYVEALQSAGIVACGKHFPGHGDTATDSHVDLPVVDASEERLEAVEFPPFERAIEAGIDTIMTAHVAFPAITGSESTPATLSRAVLTGVLRERLGFEGLISTDCMEMDAIADTVGTARGAVEAVNAGADVVLVSHRADRQRRAIEAVLEAVETGEIPESRIDASVARHLAAKDRRDLRSDDAPAESARDDEADALLAVSREAVTALRGSAEDARLVADAPVAVIGPRTTGGSPAAESHSALESLAARLRDRGYDVTVYEVGGADEPSGAFDPAALPDGSQALCCTANVARDPAQADAVAALLEADRSPTVVALANPYGLHELPPVEPVLTTYDPSSGNLTALVDVLVGDEPARGRPPASLR, encoded by the coding sequence ATGACAGGTCTCGACTCGCTCTCGCTCGAACAGAAGGTCGGCCAGCTGTTTCACGTGGGGTTTCACGGAACCGAACCCACCGACGCGGTCGAATCGCTGATCCGGGAGTACCACGTCGGCGGCGTCATCTACTTCGCGCGGAACCTGGAGACGCCCGACCAGACCCGCGCGCTCTCGCGCTCGCTCCAGCGGACCGCCCTCGAGAGCGGCGCCGAAATTCCGCTGTTCGTCTCCGTCGACCAGGAGGGGGGCACGGTCAGACGGCTCCCCTACTACGCGGCGGCGCCCGGCGCCATGGCAGTCGGCGCGACCGGCGAGCCGGAGGCGGCGGGGACGGTCGCCCGCGTCACGGCGGCTCAGCTCGAACGCGTCGGCATCAACTACAACCTGGCGCCCGTCCTCGACGTGAACAACAACCCGTCGAACCCGGTTATCGGCGTCCGCTCCTACGGCGAGCGCCCGGAATCGGTCGCCGCGTTCGGCGAGCGCTACGTCGAGGCGTTGCAGTCGGCCGGGATCGTCGCCTGCGGGAAGCACTTCCCCGGACACGGCGACACGGCGACGGACTCGCACGTCGACCTCCCGGTCGTCGACGCGAGCGAGGAACGCCTCGAGGCCGTCGAGTTCCCGCCGTTCGAGCGCGCGATCGAGGCTGGGATCGACACGATCATGACCGCTCACGTGGCGTTTCCGGCGATCACCGGCTCGGAGTCGACGCCGGCGACGCTCTCGCGGGCGGTGCTGACCGGCGTCCTCCGGGAGCGCCTCGGCTTCGAGGGGCTGATCTCGACCGACTGTATGGAGATGGACGCTATCGCCGACACCGTCGGCACCGCCCGCGGCGCCGTCGAGGCGGTGAACGCCGGCGCCGACGTCGTCCTCGTCTCTCATCGTGCCGACCGGCAGCGCCGAGCCATCGAGGCGGTGCTCGAGGCCGTCGAAACCGGCGAGATTCCGGAGTCACGGATCGACGCGTCGGTGGCGCGCCACCTCGCCGCCAAGGACCGACGCGACCTCCGCTCCGACGACGCGCCCGCCGAGAGCGCTCGAGACGACGAGGCCGACGCGCTCCTCGCGGTCTCGCGGGAGGCCGTGACGGCCCTCCGGGGGTCGGCCGAGGACGCGCGACTCGTCGCCGACGCGCCGGTCGCCGTGATCGGTCCGCGGACGACCGGCGGCTCTCCCGCGGCGGAGTCGCACTCGGCGCTCGAGTCGCTCGCGGCGCGGCTGCGAGACCGCGGCTACGACGTCACCGTCTACGAGGTCGGCGGCGCCGACGAGCCGTCCGGCGCCTTCGACCCGGCCGCCCTCCCGGACGGTTCGCAGGCGCTGTGTTGCACCGCGAACGTCGCTCGAGACCCCGCACAGGCCGACGCCGTCGCGGCGCTGCTCGAGGCCGACCGGTCGCCGACCGTCGTCGCGCTGGCGAACCCCTACGGTCTCCACGAGTTACCGCCGGTCGAGCCGGTTCTGACGACGTACGACCCGTCGAGCGGAAACCTGACCGCGCTCGTCGACGTGCTGGTCGGCGACGAACCGGCGCGGGGGCGCCCGCCGGCGAGCCTCCGGTAG
- a CDS encoding anhydro-N-acetylmuramic acid kinase — MTTYRTVGLMSGTSLDGVDAALCRVTLPDPGEPLVETEIEREAFYADEYESAFRDYLRSVCTEDAGLEALARAEVAVGRRFARSVAGVLEAAGVESDAVDLIGSHGQTVWHAPTSEQLPAGLGRTRATLQIGDPSVIARETGIDTVADFRRADIAAGGHGAPLSPLLDWLQFGGDEDRIVQNVGGIGNCTVLPGAGTRGEISAFDTGPGNMVIDAAVYALTDGERRFDEGGRMAAAGTVDGELLAALLEDPYFDREPPKSTGREAYGDEYAAGLLERAADRDLSAEDTVATATALTSASIADAYDRHVDLEPERVIVSGGGAWNETLLADLDARVACPVESSRDRGVDPDSREAVLFALLAALFDARKPGSLPSVTGARAPAVLGTVARAPSKNEGDRVSSPSKG, encoded by the coding sequence ATGACGACGTACCGCACCGTCGGGCTCATGTCGGGGACCTCTCTCGACGGCGTCGACGCGGCGCTGTGTCGCGTCACCCTTCCGGATCCGGGGGAACCGCTCGTCGAAACCGAGATCGAACGCGAGGCGTTCTACGCCGACGAGTACGAGTCGGCGTTTCGAGACTACCTTCGCTCGGTCTGTACCGAAGACGCCGGCCTCGAGGCGCTCGCTCGAGCCGAGGTCGCCGTCGGTCGGCGGTTCGCCCGCAGCGTCGCGGGGGTGCTCGAGGCGGCCGGGGTCGAGTCCGACGCCGTCGACCTGATCGGGAGCCACGGCCAGACCGTCTGGCACGCGCCGACGAGCGAGCAGCTCCCGGCCGGGCTCGGCCGGACCCGCGCGACCCTCCAGATCGGCGATCCGAGCGTGATCGCCCGCGAGACCGGGATCGACACCGTCGCCGACTTTCGACGGGCCGATATCGCCGCTGGCGGCCACGGCGCGCCGCTTTCACCGCTACTCGACTGGCTCCAGTTCGGCGGCGACGAGGACCGAATCGTCCAGAACGTCGGCGGTATCGGGAACTGCACCGTCCTTCCCGGCGCCGGGACCAGGGGGGAGATTTCGGCGTTCGACACTGGACCCGGAAACATGGTGATCGACGCCGCGGTGTATGCGCTCACGGACGGCGAGCGCCGGTTCGACGAGGGCGGCCGGATGGCCGCCGCCGGCACTGTCGACGGGGAGCTGCTCGCCGCCCTCCTCGAGGACCCGTACTTCGATCGCGAGCCGCCGAAGTCGACCGGGCGAGAGGCGTACGGCGACGAGTACGCGGCGGGACTGCTCGAGCGAGCGGCCGACCGCGATCTTTCCGCCGAGGACACCGTCGCGACGGCCACCGCGCTCACGAGCGCGTCGATCGCGGACGCCTACGACCGACACGTCGATCTCGAGCCCGAGCGGGTGATCGTCTCCGGCGGCGGCGCGTGGAACGAGACGCTGCTCGCCGATCTCGATGCGCGAGTGGCCTGCCCGGTCGAGTCGAGTCGGGACCGCGGCGTCGACCCCGACTCCCGGGAAGCGGTGCTGTTCGCCCTGCTGGCCGCGCTGTTCGACGCCCGCAAACCCGGTTCGCTCCCGTCTGTCACCGGCGCCCGCGCGCCGGCCGTCCTCGGCACGGTAGCGAGGGCGCCGTCGAAAAACGAGGGGGACCGCGTCAGCTCGCCGTCGAAAGGGTGA